In Paenibacillus stellifer, the DNA window TCCGACCGGAGTGAATAGTCCCAGCGCCAGCAGCAGTCCGCCGCCCAGCTCCAGCACGCCCGCCAGCACCGCCATCGCCACGCCGGGCTTGATGCCGACGGATTCCATCCAGCCGCCCGTTCCTTTAGGGCCGTAACCGCCGAACCAGCCGAACAGCTTCTGAGCCCCATGACCGATAAAAGCAATACCAATAAATAAACGAATCAGCAATAATCCTACACTTACCATTTTAGATCGTCTCCATTCTCTTTGGTTTAATAATCTTTATTTTAAGATATTAGGCAAAAAAGAAAGCCTTTCTCGCCATCCGCCGCCAGTCTGTCTTCATTCCGGCACGGGTTCTGCGGATCCCATGGCTGACCTAGCGTTTCACGGGATCCTTATCCTTAGGCCGCATATGCGGCCTGCTAAGCACCGGCCCCTTTACCGAGAC includes these proteins:
- a CDS encoding DoxX family protein, with product MVSVGLLLIRLFIGIAFIGHGAQKLFGWFGGYGPKGTGGWMESVGIKPGVAMAVLAGVLELGGGLLLALGLFTPVGAVMLVLAMAGALKVHAGNGFWATANGYEYPLMLLVVAAAIALAGPGSLSLDHLLF